GACTTCACTTCCTTTAGTATGCATTAAAAGTCCCTCTGCTGACCTCTTCATATGTGTCCTGTGGGTTAAACATTCACTCATCTGATTCATACCTGAGAAGGGAATATAACGCAAcaaattcacaaaaaaatactgatTTTAAACAAATTACAACATTTTAGTGATGTTCAAAACATCCAAAGTGAAATGATACCTTTGTAGTCTCTTTCTCAGATCTTTAATCTGTTCATTCTTTTTAGTGAGAATCTCCTTCATGTTGCGGTATGCAGCCGTCTGCTGAAATTTCTTTTCAAGTTCCTTAATCAGTAAATAAAGACAAAATGATTTATCAAACACATAAAAGCTACACTCATTTATAGACGTTTAAGTTCTTAAGATATTAAGGTTCGCTTTTTAAGATGTTTTTCTGCTATTGTACGTGAATCAAATTTCCCGTTTTCTGTATCTCATTTATACAtggaaatatattaaatatgtatttgttttttgctATGTGATTTCAGTGTAAATAGTCAGTTCAGAAAACAGATTTATGTCTGATAAGCGCTACAGCGCTGAATTAGAATTTGCAATATGCGCAGGTGGCCTTATTACCTTCTCAGCAAGGGAAAGTTGCTCCTGGACACGTAGAAGGTCATGTTTAGCGGATACTAGGCTGTCTTGCAGGCCTTTCTGAGAAGCAACATTGGCATTCAGGGTCTTTTCAAAGTCAGCCTGCATTGCTGCAACTGTGCCTTCCAGATTTGCAATCTCCTGAGCACACATTGCAATCTACCAACGCAAAAATGTCtgtaaatattttgtcaattatACTGCTGTTTCtaaactttacaaaaaaaatataaatgtacttttgacataaaaaataaaataaaaagcaggCCATACCACAGAGTTTCCATGAAGCCAAATAGAAAGTCATTACAAAAATGGTGAGAAATATATTGCCAACAAAGGGAAATAATTGTGTTCACAGAGGCATTAAGAAATATTCAAACACAATCAAAATTTCTACTATGGGATCAAATCCATTACCATAAATATTTGCAAAACAAAGTATAGGTTTACCAATAATGAAGCAAAAGGCTTAATTGTAAACTTGGCTAGTGTGTGGTATATTTTATACCTTATGATCTCCTTGGCTTTTTTGAAGGTCTTTCAAAGCCCTCTCTGCTTTGGATTTGTCATCTAGTGCGCTCATGGCCTACAACACAATCGTTATAAAGGAATGAGAGAGATAATAATGTACCATAAAATGGTCCCCAAAACTATTTGGACACTTAAGCCAAAATTTTACATTTCTGAATTGCATGGTTTAAGAtacaaaatatcaaaccaagagttttatttattttttttgttttttttttaaagaaacatagCACAAGCTCACTTTTAAAGCAAAACATTTCACACAAATGTGTCTGGTGcgtttataaaataatattgtttaGGGTGCAAATACTTTCTGGGGCCACAGTATGCATCACATTTACCAATATACTAGGACATTCTgagtttttattgttattaattttattattattatcaccaTTTCTTTACCTGAGATTCCAAAGTTCTGAGTCTAGCTTTCAATTTGTCATTGTCTTCTTGTAGTCTGGAAATCTCCTAAAATTAAAAAGTGAAAGACCTTCTATGTTAGTGTTGATTTATATATAGTAAACgtgtggggtttttttttttttttgttgttgtttttaattaccTTCTGGAGTAGTTCAGAAACACCTCCTTCATTCAACGGTGCTAATTTTGGCTTACTGGACTCCTGATTTACCTGAAAGCACATAAAGCATGATGGTAGCTTACGATGAAGAAACATTCTTAAAATTTAGCACTGTCTGTTTATTTCGCCGTTTTAGGCTACCTTATGCTTAGGCTTCTTATGTTAAGAACCAGACATGCCAGGGATTCTTTTATTTCTGTGGCTATTAGGAATCTGAATTCACGTAGGTGATATCTTAtgaattgttattttatttttattttaattttttttagtaaatTTGTTATATTCCTGTCATTGTTTATTATGACATACTGTCCATGTATTGTATTGGTTTCTGTCATTGGTTCTGGTGAAGGAGTGTCTTCATTGTTGTGTTGATGTGTTTCCCGTGTTGTGTATAATGTTGTTGGCATCTGGTGGTGCTCTtatcctgtttttttgttttttagataTCCTGCTGCACACTAAATTTCCTTTCTAAAgataaataaagtgaaacttGAAACTTATTTACACATGAAAACAATTTTTATCAGAATTAGTATTGTGGTTTATTAGCTTTGAAGCCATTTGTAAACTCATCTAATGTACTTCTAAATTTTCTAAATAAACAATGCAACTCATGACCATGACAGAAACTACAGTTATATATGATCACAAGATATTAAAGATATTAAGGGAAGATATGTTTTGACTGTTTTCATTGGTGATCATCATCAGACTAGCAGGAAAAGCTGTACTTAAGAACATCACAAGCCATGACAATGTAGAAGAACAAAAAAGTGTATGTCAAACTTTAACCTGAAAAATGTGTGAATTTTGTGCAGGCTGCTACAAATTAAACAAAGTAATAACTGACTACACCTATAAGAGACAGATACTCCTGTCCAGACCTGCAATGAGCTCACCTTACTGTTGGGTTTGAAATCAGTCTTCTCAAACTCAGCTACTTGCTCCAGTAACTCTCTGATAAGATAAGAAATTAAAAGAGAAATGTAAGGATTCATTAGGAATATTAATTATCTTCTTCTATCTATCCTTTATAATTAATAAAGGAGTCAAACTAAGTCAACACAAGTGATTGGGGACTGGGGTTGACAAGCTCCAAAAAGAcaaaaactacttaaaaaattCTTTTGTCTAactaaagattttaaaaaacaactAGAATAGTCTATTCTCTCcatttaataaatacaacttATGAATACTTTAACATTTTGTAGGAAAATTAACATCATTATTATGAAAGAGTGACTGAAATTTATTTTTGGTAACTTGATCAAATGGTTTAATTCTAAGGTTCAAAGGAGGAAGAAAATACGATTGCTTTAGCTCAAAATACATAATGCATACACATaaatattgataaaatgtataatgactcttttaaatgtatgaaaaatataaatttaagtTGTTATGTGTTGATGTAAGCCACAGAAAAGACACATCAATGACAAAAAGCAGTTGCACCTGCTCGGATTATCGGTTGTGGGTGGAGTCAAAGAAAGGAGAGAGATAAAGTGCCACTAAAAACAACACACTTGTTAGCTCTAAATGGAAAAATAAAGCCCCTTCTTCTCCTTCTGAAAACAGCTTGTGGTCTGTGAAGATTGCGGTGTACGCATGCAGATATGGGTGTTTTCCCTGTGTGAGGCCCATCCCTGATGTACCAAGGAGGGAGGATCATACAAACACATACAGCTGTTTATGTATGTAATGGAGACGAAACACACACAGCCACAAACACCAACACACTGCACAAGCAGTTACAGTTACTTACTGTTACAgaaagcataaaaataaaactgtttACATGTGTGAATGCTGCTCAGCTCTCACAAATCTGTTTGTGGTCAAATTTAGTTCAGTATTGACCACACTACAGCGCATAATTTAAAAagtacaaaaatgaaaattaatattcTACTCATCATCTACTTTCCGTTAAGTTTTTTTGATacttcaattatttatttattctcttGTGGATTGGAAAATAAGACATTtagcatagttttttttttttttttttttttttacatacaatGCAAGTGGAAGGACTAGGGCTGTCAAGCTCAAAAAACAAATcataaaagtagcctattcaCTTATACACTATATTACAAGTCTTCTATAGTCAAACAATAGCTTTGTGTGAGGATTACAGTGTAGAAAAAAGCCAAATGGGTTTAAACAATATGATGGTAATGATGACTtaatttttggtgaaatgtacttTTAACAAGTGGTTCTAAACTTTATTCACTCAAAGCACCAACCACTCCTTGTTCCATATAAGATACgatattttattttgacaaaGCCACTTTTTCTCTTTCATAGATTCCCTCGACACTACATAGCGATGACGCAATGGGAACACCCTTGAGCCAATGCTGATTGTCTGAACCAGTATAGAATGAagctactctctctctctctctctctctctctctctctctctctcacactcacactcacactcacactcacactcacacacacacacacacacacacacacacacacacacacacacacacacacacacacacacacacacacacacacacacacacacacacacacaaaagcatgTGTGCCACACTAATTCTCAGGTGGAATTTCTCCATGATTATTTATGCTCTGGTCCAGAGGCACACAATTTTTCAGCAATCTTCACTGTGAGATTTTTAAAGGCCCTGGAAGCAGACTTTCTCCACTCATCTGACTTCACCAAACTGGTTCTGTGGAGCAAGGTTATATGTGCATTCCACCAGTTGAGGACACGCTGGCCAGTCACCTATTGCCTTCTTCCATTCCGTCCAGGAAGTCCCAACCTCTTTTTCCTTCTGAGCCCTGTAGGACCACTTCCTCTTAGTCAAATCCTACATGGTAGCTGGCCAGGCAGGTATGGCGCATCATGCCATTCTTCAGGCCTACCAGGTCCTTAattctttccccgccagcgttttttttttttttttaaaagctgccagtcaccgccagggtttttgacaattttcacaataattgaatagcccatagaatattttgtttaatgaatatctgagcatgcaatatatcaaaagagctgaccctcttcttttaaataatacacgttttcaatcttttattctagcttcatgcattccttttttatcaacacttgaatatgggtaagtaaGCCTGTTGCAATAGTAATAAATCAGTGAATCGCACGATTAAAAAAGAGCTTGATAATTTTTCTGGCCGTGATAATTTCCATTtgcttgcttgtttgttttcctcgtctctcgCTGATTGCGCGTGCATCGTCCATTTGGGAAGGTGTTTATACTTGACGCAAAGACTGGTTGAGGAGATGTCATGCTTGGCCAGATTCGTCTGAAACTCGtgcttcttcggttgcggaCCTGGGATTTATCGGTTGTTTTGGAGATGCTATTGGAGCCTTCTTTTTAACCCTTGGAGCCTGACTGGATTCTGAATCTCAAGAATCTTTTATTAGCATTGGCCTCTCTCAAGTATGTGGGGGATCTGCAGGCTCTTTCTGTGAGTAGGCCTTGCATGGAGTTTGCATCGGGTCTTGTAAAGGTGTTTCTGCGACCCAGGCCTGGTTATGTTATGTCCCCAAAGTTTGGTCCACATCATTTCCCACTCACGTGGTAGTGATTTACCCTTTCTGTCCCACTCCTTTTTCCTT
This DNA window, taken from Pseudorasbora parva isolate DD20220531a chromosome 24, ASM2467924v1, whole genome shotgun sequence, encodes the following:
- the lztfl1 gene encoding leucine zipper transcription factor-like protein 1 isoform X2 codes for the protein MLESSVNALYLILELPIFTHCHDKTPHRPAVMADFGFNEHHQNEVINYMRFARSKRALRLKTIDSCFQDLKDSRLIEETYTVDEVSDMLDGLQVLVRGEVEMELINTAHTNVLLLRQLFSHAEKFYLRLQTDISELENRELLEQVAEFEKTDFKPNSKVNQESSKPKLAPLNEGGVSELLQKEISRLQEDNDKLKARLRTLESQAMSALDDKSKAERALKDLQKSQGDHKEIANLEGTVAAMQADFEKTLNANVASQKGLQDSLVSAKHDLLRVQEQLSLAEKELEKKFQQTAAYRNMKEILTKKNEQIKDLRKRLQRYESDE
- the lztfl1 gene encoding leucine zipper transcription factor-like protein 1 isoform X1 is translated as MLESSVNALYLILELPIFTHCHDKTPHRPAVMADFGFNEHHQNEVINYMRFARSKRALRLKTIDSCFQDLKDSRLIEETYTVDEVSDMLDGLQVLVRGEVEMELINTAHTNVLLLRQLFSHAEKFYLRLQTDISELENRELLEQVAEFEKTDFKPNSKVNQESSKPKLAPLNEGGVSELLQKEISRLQEDNDKLKARLRTLESQAMSALDDKSKAERALKDLQKSQGDHKIAMCAQEIANLEGTVAAMQADFEKTLNANVASQKGLQDSLVSAKHDLLRVQEQLSLAEKELEKKFQQTAAYRNMKEILTKKNEQIKDLRKRLQRYESDE